A single Mixta calida DNA region contains:
- the secG gene encoding preprotein translocase subunit SecG, with the protein MYEALLVVFLLVAIGLVGLIMLQQGKGADMGASFGAGASATLFGSAGSGNFMTRMTAVLATLFFIISLILGNLNSNKTAKGSEWENLTQPAQSQQTAPAKPAAPGSDIPQ; encoded by the coding sequence ATGTACGAAGCTCTGTTAGTCGTTTTTCTGTTAGTGGCAATTGGCCTTGTGGGTCTGATCATGCTGCAACAGGGTAAAGGCGCTGATATGGGAGCCTCTTTTGGTGCAGGCGCTTCCGCGACGCTGTTTGGATCTGCTGGTTCTGGTAACTTCATGACCCGTATGACCGCAGTGCTGGCGACCCTGTTCTTCATTATCAGCCTGATTCTGGGTAACCTGAACAGCAACAAGACAGCCAAAGGCAGCGAGTGGGAAAATCTGACTCAGCCGGCACAGTCTCAACAGACTGCTCCAGCTAAACCGGCAGCGCCGGGCAGTGATATCCCGCAGTAA